In the Phaseolus vulgaris cultivar G19833 chromosome 7, P. vulgaris v2.0, whole genome shotgun sequence genome, one interval contains:
- the LOC137828841 gene encoding ABC transporter G family member 6-like: MSSRIVADHSLSLTNVTTPYIDFMEMDNLTRRPVSAEKPTLGQLLNHVGDARKEAAGDGSETPGHHALDIVDGAGVGVGPCSLPFVLSFSNLTYSVKARRKMSLSSMFPRRSSDLGASEVAENPAAGERMFGRTKTLLNDISGEARDGEIMAVLGASGSGKSTLIDALANRIAKGSLKGTVTLNGETLESRLLKVISAYVMQDDLLFPMLTVEETLMFAAEFRLPRTLSKSKKSARVQALIDQLGLRNAAKTVIGDEGHRGVSGGERRRVSIGIDIIHDPILLFLDEPTSGLDSTSAFLVVKVLQRIAQSGSIVIMSIHQPSYRILGLLDRMIFLSRGQTVYSGSPSQLPVFFSEFGHPIPETDNRTEFALDLIRELEGSPGGTKSLVEFNKSWQSMTKHNQTTTEAERNGLSLKEAISASISRGKLVSGATNTNPNPSSMVPTSANPFWIEMATLWKRSFLNSRRMPEVFGIRLGAVMVTGFILATMFWQLDDSPKGVQERLGFFAFAMSTTFYTTADALPVFLQERYIFMRETAYNAYRRLSYLVSHALVALPALAFLSLAFAATTFWAVGLDGGVSGFLFYFLIIFASFWAGNSFVTFLSGVVPHVMLGYTIVVAILAYFLLFSGFFINRDRIPSYWIWFHYLSLVKYPYEAVLQNEFEHSLKCFVRGVQIFDNTPLGSVPQALKLQLLDAMSNTLGINITTSTCLTTGSDILRQNGVTDFSKWNCLWITVAWGFFFRFLFYFSLLLGSKNKRS, from the coding sequence ATGTCATCTCGCATTGTTGCGGATCATTCATTGTCTCTCACTAATGTCACCACTCCCTATATCGACTTCATGGAAATGGACAACCTCACGCGCCGCCCCGTCTCGGCGGAGAAGCCCACCCTTGGGCAGCTCCTCAACCATGTTGGAGACGCTAGGAAGGAAGCCGCCGGTGATGGAAGCGAGACGCCGGGGCATCATGCTCTCGATATAGTTGACGGCGCCGGAGTTGGAGTTGGACCTTGCTCCCTGCCATTTGTTCTCTCCTTCAGCAACCTCACCTACAGCGTCAAGGCGCGCCGCAAAATGAGCCTGTCGTCGATGTTCCCCCGCCGGAGTAGCGACCTCGGCGCGTCTGAGGTGGCTGAGAATCCTGCTGCCGGCGAGAGGATGTTCGGGCGGACCAAGACGCTGCTGAACGATATATCCGGCGAGGCGCGCGACGGCGAGATCATGGCGGTGCTCGGCGCCAGCGGTTCTGGAAAGTCAACGCTGATCGACGCGCTGGCGAACCGAATCGCCAAGGGAAGTCTAAAAGGCACGGTGACGCTGAACGGGGAGACGCTGGAATCGCGTCTTCTGAAGGTGATTTCCGCGTACGTGATGCAAGACGACTTACTCTTCCCGATGCTCACTGTGGAAGAGACTCTGATGTTCGCAGCGGAGTTCAGACTTCCGCGCACGCTATCCAAGTCGAAGAAAAGCGCGCGCGTTCAGGCTCTCATTGATCAGCTAGGTCTCCGGAACGCCGCGAAGACAGTCATCGGCGACGAAGGCCACCGCGGAGTGTCCGGCGGAGAGCGGCGGAGAGTCTCCATCGGCATCGACATCATCCACGACCCGATCCTGCTGTTCCTCGACGAGCCAACCTCAGGACTTGACTCCACGAGCGCGTTCTTGGTGGTGAAGGTTTTGCAGAGAATCGCACAGAGCGGGAGCATCGTGATCATGTCCATTCACCAACCGAGTTACCGAATCCTAGGGCTTCTGGACCGCATGATCTTCTTATCACGCGGCCAAACCGTCTACAGCGGTTCACCCTCGCAGTTACCGGTTTTCTTCTCCGAGTTCGGTCATCCAATTCCGGAAACCGACAACAGAACCGAGTTCGCCTTAGACCTGATTCGCGAACTCGAAGGCTCCCCCGGCGGAACGAAGAGCTTGGTCGAGTTCAACAAGTCGTGGCAGAGCATGACGAAGCACAACCAAACCACTACGGAGGCGGAACGGAACGGTTTATCGTTGAAGGAAGCAATAAGCGCGAGCATTTCGCGAGGGAAGCTAGTATCCGGCGCGACGAACACGAACCCGAACCCGTCGTCTATGGTGCCAACTTCTGCAAATCCGTTTTGGATCGAGATGGCGACGCTGTGGAAGCGCTCGTTTCTGAACTCAAGAAGAATGCCAGAGGTTTTCGGGATCAGATTGGGTGCAGTGATGGTGACAGGGTTCATTCTCGCCACCATGTTTTGGCAACTCGACGACTCTCCCAAAGGAGTGCAAGAGCGGTTGGGATTCTTCGCCTTCGCCATGTCAACAACTTTCTACACTACCGCAGACGCGCTTCCCGTGTTCCTCCAAGAACGCTACATCTTCATGAGGGAAACCGCTTACAACGCTTATCGCAGGTTGTCGTATTTGGTCTCGCACGCGCTGGTTGCGTTGCCGGCGCTAGCGTTCCTCTCGCTGGCTTTCGCGGCAACAACTTTCTGGGCCGTGGGCCTGGACGGTGGAGTTTCGGgctttttgttttatttcctGATCATTTTTGCTTCCTTCTGGGCCGGGAATTCCTTCGTGACGTTCCTTTCCGGTGTGGTGCCTCACGTGATGCTGGGTTACACCATCGTGGTGGCCATTCTCGCGTACTTCTTGCTCTTCAGTGGGTTCTTCATCAACAGGGATAGGATTCCCAGTTACTGGATTTGGTTCCACTACTTGTCGCTGGTGAAGTATCCCTACGAAGCGGTTTTGCAGAACGAGTTCGAACACTCGCTGAAGTGCTTCGTGAGGGGGGTTCAGATTTTCGATAACACGCCTCTTGGGTCAGTGCCGCAGGCTCTGAAGCTTCAGCTTTTGGACGCCATGAGCAACACTCTGGGAATCAACATCACCACCTCCACGTGTTTGACCACGGGTTCCGACATTTTGCGGCAGAACGGGGTGACCGATTTCTCCAAGTGGAACTGCTTGTGGATCACAGTGGCATGGGGATTCTTCTTTAGATTCCTCTTTTACTTCTCCCTCTTGCTGGGTAGCAAGAACAAGAGGAGCTGA